Proteins encoded within one genomic window of Methanosarcina barkeri str. Wiesmoor:
- a CDS encoding universal stress protein, which yields MILNNTFQKILIATDGSKYSQNAVLQGMELAKLMGAKVYALYVFNKNAYVPPVLETPIHLGSNWNVTEEMLHKEGDNAIQYAKKVAKDKEIDYEGVVVEGDPASAILEFAEQYKADIIIMGTLGKGGLERFLLGSVTDKVVRHSKVPVLVVKKQKQN from the coding sequence ATAATTCTTAACAATACTTTCCAAAAAATCCTGATTGCAACAGACGGGTCTAAATATAGTCAAAATGCCGTACTCCAAGGAATGGAACTTGCAAAACTTATGGGTGCGAAGGTCTATGCTCTTTATGTGTTTAATAAAAATGCATATGTACCACCTGTACTGGAAACACCGATTCATCTGGGTTCTAATTGGAATGTCACGGAGGAAATGTTGCATAAAGAAGGAGATAATGCTATCCAATATGCTAAGAAAGTTGCAAAGGATAAGGAAATAGACTATGAAGGTGTAGTTGTAGAAGGTGATCCTGCTAGTGCAATTCTGGAGTTTGCAGAGCAATACAAAGCAGATATTATAATAATGGGAACCCTTGGTAAAGGAGGATTAGAAAGATTTTTGCTTGGGAGTGTAACAGATAAGGTTGTAAGGCACTCAAAGGTTCCAGTTCTTGTTGTTAAGAAACAAAAGCAGAATTAA
- a CDS encoding methyltransferase domain-containing protein: MSKSKNVWKDFFKDKKHGGHRYSSEEFLSMEAREKLFHLDGGRTLLDFGCGAAELLTYYAPEYEQLVGVDFSESMLKEANKRIEKNKCQNIDLILADHKTLWKKLDSSFDRITAAGVIQYLTFQEIDKFISDASNYLNKDGKIVFFDILDSRLYPLWKIGLFSQDANGLKILCKTGFEFRTAISASLKRRPKDILGFAHNPYIIEKIANEHGFKMICVRSMYYEYKYHTIMFRA; the protein is encoded by the coding sequence ATGTCGAAATCAAAAAATGTCTGGAAAGATTTTTTCAAAGACAAGAAACATGGAGGGCACAGATATTCATCTGAGGAGTTTCTTTCTATGGAAGCCAGGGAAAAACTTTTTCACCTTGATGGGGGTAGAACACTTCTTGATTTTGGATGTGGAGCTGCAGAACTCCTGACTTACTATGCTCCGGAATATGAACAGCTTGTAGGGGTGGATTTTTCAGAATCTATGCTAAAAGAAGCAAATAAAAGGATCGAGAAAAATAAGTGTCAAAACATAGATCTAATTCTTGCTGACCACAAAACACTCTGGAAGAAATTGGACTCTTCTTTTGACCGAATAACTGCAGCCGGTGTAATTCAGTACCTGACATTTCAGGAAATTGATAAATTTATCTCTGATGCATCAAACTATCTGAATAAAGATGGCAAAATAGTATTTTTTGACATACTGGATTCCCGCCTATATCCATTATGGAAGATAGGCCTATTCTCACAAGACGCAAACGGCTTGAAAATTTTATGCAAAACAGGTTTCGAGTTTCGGACTGCAATATCGGCAAGCCTGAAAAGACGTCCAAAAGACATTCTCGGGTTTGCACACAATCCTTACATAATTGAAAAAATTGCAAATGAACATGGATTTAAAATGATTTGTGTACGTTCAATGTATTACGAGTACAAATATCATACAATAATGTTTCGGGCTTAA
- a CDS encoding helix-turn-helix transcriptional regulator, with translation MSYCCPVDPEKKKEWEDKMLQEIDFLDNDIKKASEIFSALGHPIRLKIAYFLSQRDHCVCELIFKLNERQNLVSHHLSILKNCGIVEAYSSSKWHFYRLNPEFEDIFDIIKQLQNKKSE, from the coding sequence ATGAGTTATTGCTGTCCTGTTGACCCTGAGAAAAAGAAGGAATGGGAAGATAAAATGCTCCAGGAAATCGATTTTCTGGACAACGACATAAAAAAAGCCAGTGAGATCTTTAGCGCTCTCGGGCATCCTATAAGACTGAAAATTGCTTATTTTCTCTCTCAACGAGACCACTGCGTTTGCGAATTGATATTTAAATTGAATGAAAGGCAGAACCTTGTTTCTCATCACCTGTCAATCCTGAAAAACTGTGGGATCGTCGAAGCCTACAGCAGTTCAAAATGGCATTTTTACAGGTTGAATCCTGAATTTGAAGATATTTTTGATATTATTAAGCAGTTACAAAACAAAAAATCCGAATAA
- a CDS encoding right-handed parallel beta-helix repeat-containing protein — protein sequence MDEKYLTYLRQNWKKIGLSIVILIFSVALGIFIFDTIESNIFLKSSNNTVYVAGDGNGDFTCDGTDDQVEINQALEYVAKNPQSTTVHLRGPNTYIISDSVLIGNNTILEGDYTAVIKLEDNADWPVNKPIITQMDSDGVHGVTIKGFEINGNHDKNEDRKRGQGYYNIIKFLDSKNIDVHDMYMHDGHGDGVRVERGSNIKFYNNTVYKLGHDGLFAIDYLNVEAWNNRITCRTNSGLRVWNSNHVKFHDNVIDSFYHWSAGGSGVLIEKTTGVMNDIEVYNNTIYNTYGPGIWLIGYGEAYSKEEAQNVHIYKNTLYNTGTNPSIDWVGGIVTSGFYDTLIERNVFDGVYHAAIAQMYPPSSEDTNNSVDLSPQGTGYNTIVRNNIIIDTQKRKKDPEGTGYAVINYLPETHSFVLENNCLYNNTGGNYKNASSTTDIYVNPLFVNQNKHDYHLKSNSPCRGAGYVSSNSSKELDENENKVNMGRYN from the coding sequence ATGGACGAAAAATATCTGACGTACTTAAGGCAAAACTGGAAAAAAATAGGACTTTCCATTGTAATTCTTATATTCTCAGTTGCATTGGGAATATTCATTTTCGATACAATAGAATCCAACATTTTCCTTAAGTCGTCAAATAATACTGTATACGTAGCTGGCGATGGAAATGGAGATTTTACCTGTGACGGAACCGATGACCAGGTAGAGATAAATCAAGCTCTTGAATATGTTGCAAAAAACCCACAGTCTACAACCGTTCATTTAAGAGGCCCAAATACATACATCATCTCTGACAGTGTCTTAATTGGAAATAATACAATCTTAGAAGGAGACTATACGGCTGTAATAAAACTTGAAGACAACGCAGACTGGCCAGTGAACAAACCCATAATAACACAGATGGACAGCGATGGAGTCCATGGAGTCACTATAAAAGGATTTGAAATAAATGGAAATCATGACAAGAACGAAGATAGAAAGAGAGGGCAAGGATACTACAATATTATCAAGTTCCTTGACTCTAAAAACATAGACGTTCACGATATGTATATGCACGACGGGCATGGAGATGGGGTAAGGGTAGAGAGAGGTTCTAATATCAAGTTTTATAATAATACAGTGTATAAATTGGGACATGATGGCCTTTTTGCCATTGATTACCTGAACGTAGAAGCCTGGAACAATAGAATTACCTGCAGGACCAACAGCGGCCTTAGAGTCTGGAACTCAAATCATGTAAAGTTCCATGATAACGTAATAGATTCCTTTTACCACTGGAGCGCAGGCGGCTCTGGAGTTCTGATTGAGAAAACAACAGGTGTAATGAATGACATAGAAGTGTATAATAACACTATTTATAATACCTATGGCCCTGGAATCTGGCTGATAGGTTATGGAGAGGCTTATTCCAAGGAAGAGGCGCAGAATGTCCACATTTATAAGAATACCCTCTATAACACAGGTACTAACCCCAGTATTGATTGGGTAGGAGGGATTGTAACCAGCGGGTTTTATGACACCCTTATTGAGAGGAACGTGTTTGACGGAGTATATCATGCAGCCATTGCCCAGATGTATCCCCCTTCTTCCGAAGACACAAACAATTCAGTTGATCTCTCACCTCAAGGTACAGGCTACAATACGATTGTCCGTAATAACATAATCATTGATACCCAGAAGCGCAAAAAAGACCCTGAAGGGACAGGATACGCAGTGATTAATTATCTTCCTGAAACGCATTCCTTTGTGCTGGAAAACAACTGTCTATACAATAATACAGGTGGAAATTATAAAAATGCAAGTTCAACCACTGACATATATGTAAATCCTCTCTTTGTAAACCAGAATAAGCATGATTATCATCTGAAATCAAATTCTCCCTGCAGAGGTGCAGGATATGTGTCGTCAAACTCTTCAAAAGAGCTAGATGAGAATGAAAACAAGGTAAACATGGGAAGGTATAACTAA
- a CDS encoding radical SAM protein, with amino-acid sequence MFEEIKVKKALNRINKSSSNLPFHWDLNIYRGCEHGCNYCYAMYSHSYLEEKKKFAYTDPGFGREICSSVADKKCAFFKTIYVKTNVAEALEKQLAARSWKKEVINIGGVCDSYQPVEAKYRLMREVLTLMIKYRNPVTISTKSDLILRDYDLLSELAELTSVNIAVTVTTVDEKLSALLEPLASSPEKRFSVLRAFKNTSAITGIHMMPILPFLTDNPQNLEQIMSLAAECNVEYALPGVLNLRGETRKHFFGFLELNFPELADPYRKLYAKGGVDIAYKAKLYGILSSLMERYHLSGDCMKPMQAKLSRSKQLTLMDFSENNF; translated from the coding sequence ATGTTCGAAGAAATCAAGGTTAAAAAAGCTCTTAATCGGATAAATAAATCCAGCAGTAATCTACCATTTCATTGGGACTTGAATATTTACAGGGGATGTGAACACGGTTGTAATTACTGTTATGCAATGTACTCTCATAGCTATCTGGAAGAAAAGAAGAAGTTTGCCTATACAGATCCAGGATTCGGGAGAGAAATCTGTTCCTCTGTAGCGGATAAAAAATGTGCCTTTTTTAAAACGATTTACGTAAAAACGAATGTTGCGGAAGCTCTTGAAAAGCAGCTTGCAGCACGAAGCTGGAAAAAGGAAGTGATTAATATAGGCGGGGTCTGCGATAGTTATCAGCCTGTAGAAGCAAAGTACAGGTTGATGCGCGAGGTTCTTACGCTGATGATTAAATACCGAAATCCGGTCACTATATCTACAAAATCGGACCTTATCCTTAGAGACTATGACCTTCTTTCAGAACTTGCTGAGCTAACATCTGTAAATATCGCAGTTACGGTTACAACGGTGGATGAAAAATTAAGTGCCCTACTGGAACCCCTTGCTTCTTCACCTGAAAAGCGGTTTTCAGTTCTGCGGGCTTTTAAAAACACATCTGCTATTACTGGAATCCATATGATGCCAATTCTTCCTTTTCTTACCGATAATCCTCAGAATCTCGAGCAAATTATGTCTCTTGCAGCCGAATGTAATGTTGAATATGCTCTTCCTGGTGTTCTTAACCTCAGGGGCGAAACCAGAAAGCATTTCTTCGGTTTCCTTGAACTTAACTTTCCCGAACTTGCGGATCCTTACCGCAAATTGTATGCAAAAGGAGGAGTTGATATAGCTTATAAGGCTAAACTTTATGGAATACTCAGCTCTCTTATGGAAAGATACCATTTGTCTGGAGACTGCATGAAACCCATGCAGGCAAAACTTTCCCGTTCGAAGCAGCTCACGTTAATGGATTTTTCAGAAAATAATTTTTGA
- a CDS encoding dimethylarginine dimethylaminohydrolase family protein, whose translation MGCKINELDRGEKERSGIDYGCEEFGRLKSVLIHTPGEELSLLNDSNYKHWLYDTVPEISRYIKEHRDYQELLESNGVRVYELEDYVDENTDLIKKMPNLTFLHDIAVISEKGAILSRMRPPAREKEEVVVKEALNNLGIPILSEFNGGQGFFEGCLLLSKETVFVADTERHTYPFIREFVSNILKEFSEVIYVRVPKARRYMHPDTVFNRIREDLALTYLPAFEESCLFTEDSREKIDFKAFMSEKGMEIISVSDSEQSRLACSFVPLESGTIFHYDTALDQKTRKELENEGIEIISFHPDALLAGGGSLRCHTLRLCRRKIKN comes from the coding sequence ATGGGTTGCAAGATAAATGAACTTGATAGGGGAGAAAAAGAAAGATCAGGTATTGATTACGGGTGCGAGGAATTTGGAAGGCTGAAAAGCGTATTGATTCATACGCCTGGGGAAGAACTTTCTCTACTCAACGACTCGAATTATAAACACTGGCTATACGATACGGTTCCTGAAATTTCCAGGTATATTAAAGAGCATAGAGACTATCAAGAGTTGCTGGAATCAAACGGAGTTAGAGTCTATGAACTTGAAGATTATGTTGACGAGAACACAGATCTAATTAAGAAGATGCCAAATCTAACTTTCTTGCATGATATTGCAGTTATCTCCGAAAAAGGGGCTATTCTCTCGAGAATGCGTCCGCCTGCCAGGGAGAAGGAAGAGGTTGTTGTAAAGGAAGCTCTAAATAATCTGGGAATTCCCATTCTCAGCGAATTCAATGGAGGACAAGGGTTTTTCGAAGGCTGCCTCCTGCTCTCAAAAGAAACAGTCTTTGTAGCTGATACGGAAAGACACACTTACCCATTTATAAGAGAATTTGTTTCAAACATTCTCAAAGAGTTCAGTGAAGTTATTTACGTCCGGGTTCCGAAAGCCAGGCGGTACATGCACCCTGATACCGTCTTCAACAGGATAAGGGAAGACCTTGCCCTTACTTATCTACCTGCATTTGAGGAAAGCTGCCTGTTTACGGAAGATTCCAGAGAAAAAATAGATTTTAAAGCTTTCATGAGCGAGAAAGGAATGGAAATTATTTCTGTTTCGGATTCCGAGCAAAGCCGCCTGGCCTGTTCTTTTGTTCCTTTAGAGAGCGGAACTATTTTTCACTACGATACCGCACTTGATCAGAAAACCAGGAAAGAACTTGAAAATGAAGGTATTGAGATTATTTCTTTTCACCCGGATGCCCTACTTGCAGGAGGAGGAAGTCTGCGCTGCCATACTCTGAGGCTTTGTAGAAGGAAAATTAAAAATTAA
- a CDS encoding radical SAM protein has protein sequence MRSVVVIGGGEPTLYPSFRDLIAYIDSLGIIPVIFSNTVLMTEELAEFLYKHNASVMGKLDSLKPEVQDYLAGRAGASEDIRKGLRNLLNAGFSKPARPGELRLGVSFVSNKMNLEEIEEIWHFCRKNNIFPNMEILTPTGRANDELEDKLLTADEIKEYKLKLLEIDRKYYGYDWLPYTPITASGCLQHLYSLYINIDGNIRPCAPTKLDEHPALRVDGEYPYNVNKMSLREIYNSDLFTYVRNIDKMLEGRCRNCEHNEECIGCRGYAYSVGVKHGIDPLKALRMECQQCFK, from the coding sequence ATCAGGTCTGTGGTCGTAATTGGGGGAGGAGAGCCGACCCTGTACCCGAGTTTCAGGGACCTAATAGCTTATATTGATTCCCTGGGAATAATCCCGGTGATTTTTTCGAATACGGTTTTAATGACAGAAGAACTTGCAGAGTTCCTGTACAAACACAACGCCTCAGTAATGGGAAAGTTAGATTCCCTTAAGCCTGAGGTTCAGGACTACCTAGCAGGAAGAGCAGGAGCCTCCGAAGATATCAGAAAGGGGCTTCGGAATCTTCTCAATGCAGGCTTTTCAAAACCTGCGAGACCTGGAGAACTTCGTCTGGGAGTTTCTTTCGTCAGTAACAAAATGAATCTGGAAGAAATTGAAGAGATCTGGCATTTCTGCAGGAAAAACAATATTTTCCCCAATATGGAAATTCTAACGCCTACAGGCAGGGCAAATGACGAACTTGAGGATAAGCTACTAACGGCTGACGAGATAAAGGAATATAAATTAAAACTGCTGGAAATCGACCGGAAATATTATGGTTACGACTGGCTGCCCTACACACCGATTACCGCTAGTGGATGCCTTCAGCACCTCTACAGCCTGTATATCAATATAGACGGAAATATCCGGCCCTGTGCACCTACAAAGCTGGACGAACATCCTGCGCTTAGAGTTGACGGGGAATATCCCTATAACGTAAATAAAATGAGCCTTCGGGAAATTTATAATTCCGATCTTTTCACATATGTTCGAAACATCGATAAAATGCTCGAGGGAAGGTGCAGAAACTGTGAACATAATGAAGAGTGCATAGGCTGCCGGGGATATGCATACAGCGTAGGTGTAAAACATGGCATAGACCCTCTTAAAGCCCTCAGGATGGAGTGCCAGCAGTGCTTCAAGTAA
- a CDS encoding GNAT family N-acetyltransferase — MSLSKICIKPIAYLMYFKRLTRDTVGAFLIRNWKQTEKENVMPLENFMLPEVLRIQEEGLENQRQEKLIKYSKKLRKIFYVIKSQNQVVGYSVYYIRLIPTFKGFKKKSVVCSISIDRNFRRKGYGEKLLKESIQEMRLNKIASVLLYVSVNNVSAIRLYEKLGFRIIKETRNICGENEICYEMELSLV; from the coding sequence ATGAGCCTCTCAAAAATCTGCATTAAACCCATTGCGTATTTAATGTATTTTAAGAGACTGACACGAGATACCGTTGGAGCTTTTCTTATAAGGAACTGGAAACAGACGGAAAAGGAAAACGTTATGCCTCTAGAGAATTTTATGCTTCCTGAAGTACTTAGAATTCAAGAAGAAGGGCTTGAAAATCAAAGACAGGAGAAGCTTATAAAATATTCGAAAAAGCTTCGGAAAATTTTTTATGTAATTAAGAGTCAGAATCAAGTAGTAGGCTACTCAGTATACTACATACGACTGATACCTACCTTTAAGGGTTTCAAGAAAAAATCGGTAGTTTGTTCAATTTCAATTGATAGAAACTTTAGAAGAAAGGGGTATGGTGAGAAATTATTAAAAGAGAGTATACAAGAAATGAGGTTAAATAAAATAGCTTCAGTATTATTGTATGTAAGTGTAAATAATGTTTCTGCTATAAGATTATATGAAAAACTGGGCTTTCGTATAATAAAGGAAACAAGAAATATTTGTGGTGAAAATGAAATATGTTATGAAATGGAATTGAGCCTTGTTTAA
- a CDS encoding permease, with protein MVDIFYPLQWIADKLTYEVFKIAPDTHLAASVNFIIYDVLKIFILLAIMIFVVSYIRTYVTPEKTRKVLGGRTGLQYHLLASMLGVVTPFCSCSSVPLFIGFVESGIPLGVTFSFLITSPLVNEAAVAALWATIGLKVTLIYIVSGIVLGVFGGYVVGLLKMEKYVADFVYKIKVGDQNIEQESLKIKERAAIAFDNVKEIVGKVWIYVIIGVTLGGIFHGYAPEGILAQYAGKDNLLAVPIAVVMGVPLYSNVMGMIPIVESLIGKGLPVGTALAFLMAVTALSLPEMIILKKVLKKELIGAFVLIVTVSIIFTGYLFNILL; from the coding sequence ATGGTTGATATATTTTATCCTCTTCAATGGATTGCTGATAAACTGACATATGAGGTGTTTAAAATTGCACCTGACACACACCTTGCAGCCAGTGTTAACTTTATCATTTATGATGTGCTGAAAATTTTTATTCTTCTAGCTATAATGATTTTTGTTGTTTCCTACATAAGGACCTATGTAACTCCTGAAAAAACCCGAAAAGTTCTTGGAGGCAGAACAGGACTGCAATATCATCTATTGGCCTCCATGCTAGGAGTGGTCACACCTTTCTGTTCCTGTTCATCAGTACCTCTTTTTATTGGTTTTGTTGAATCTGGAATCCCTCTTGGAGTGACTTTTTCCTTTCTTATTACTTCACCCCTGGTAAATGAGGCTGCAGTTGCTGCACTGTGGGCCACCATTGGCCTTAAAGTAACCTTGATCTATATAGTGTCAGGTATTGTGCTCGGAGTTTTTGGTGGGTACGTAGTAGGCCTTCTGAAAATGGAAAAATATGTGGCTGATTTTGTTTACAAGATAAAGGTTGGGGATCAAAATATAGAGCAGGAATCTCTGAAAATAAAAGAAAGAGCTGCTATTGCCTTTGACAATGTTAAAGAAATCGTGGGGAAGGTCTGGATATACGTAATTATTGGAGTTACTTTGGGGGGAATCTTCCATGGATATGCTCCCGAAGGCATCCTTGCACAATATGCAGGGAAAGATAATTTGCTTGCTGTTCCAATTGCAGTCGTTATGGGGGTGCCCTTATACTCAAACGTTATGGGTATGATCCCTATCGTTGAAAGCCTTATTGGAAAAGGGCTTCCTGTAGGCACTGCTCTAGCCTTCCTTATGGCAGTTACTGCACTTTCGCTTCCTGAAATGATTATCCTGAAGAAGGTACTTAAAAAAGAGTTGATTGGAGCTTTTGTTTTAATTGTTACGGTATCGATCATATTTACTGGATATCTATTTAACATTCTTCTCTAA
- a CDS encoding metalloregulator ArsR/SmtB family transcription factor — protein sequence MPTDIVYLFKALADENRIRILNLLKNGKLCVCDIEAVLGIKQSNTSRHLNKLKMAGIIVSEKKSQWVYYRLNDTIFLKFPFLSMIISDEIEKIGICKDDLALLEKFKASGRFCD from the coding sequence GTGCCCACGGATATTGTTTATCTATTTAAAGCATTAGCTGATGAAAACAGGATAAGGATACTGAATCTTTTAAAAAATGGGAAATTATGTGTATGTGATATTGAAGCGGTTTTAGGCATTAAGCAATCCAACACTTCCAGACACCTGAACAAATTGAAAATGGCAGGAATTATCGTCTCTGAAAAAAAATCCCAGTGGGTCTATTATCGACTCAATGATACCATTTTTCTGAAATTTCCCTTTCTTTCAATGATAATTAGCGACGAGATCGAAAAAATAGGTATTTGTAAAGACGATTTAGCACTATTGGAAAAGTTCAAAGCAAGCGGTAGATTTTGTGATTAA
- a CDS encoding L-histidine N(alpha)-methyltransferase has protein sequence MNSTGRVEFGQVSENKEKIVITSKEDVEERLCQCLKNHELPDYFLYIGTGGAKNWLRLDGAETFSVARQLKALLEKNLDSIVRFIPTGMSLVSVGVGNGEKERIFLEALVRKNLAENPASGKVSIRYYPIDINSEFVDIALEKVDNLPVEKKGIVGFIEDTTAFKENWRLPILFCILGNTFCNYEPEFILQLVHENLEQGDLFFFDANLLPTEGTETQSARKSVLGTYASRENALFNMYPLLQYGMAPEDFDFELLLAHVNSRIGGVYRTKKSLYILKDTELKIGTETIGLREGDVIRMGFTYKYTYDQITAFLEICGFEILKAFLSEKRANVIILAKKRI, from the coding sequence TTGAACAGTACAGGAAGAGTGGAGTTTGGACAGGTTTCGGAAAATAAGGAAAAGATAGTAATTACCAGTAAGGAGGACGTAGAAGAAAGACTCTGTCAATGCCTGAAAAACCATGAACTACCTGATTACTTTCTATATATAGGCACTGGAGGAGCAAAAAACTGGCTGAGACTTGATGGGGCTGAGACGTTTTCTGTAGCCAGGCAGCTCAAAGCCCTTCTGGAAAAAAATCTAGACTCAATTGTGAGATTTATTCCAACAGGCATGAGTCTCGTAAGCGTGGGAGTGGGAAATGGGGAGAAGGAAAGAATTTTTCTCGAAGCACTAGTAAGGAAAAATCTAGCTGAAAACCCGGCCTCAGGAAAAGTGTCGATACGCTATTACCCTATCGATATAAACAGTGAATTTGTAGATATCGCTCTTGAAAAGGTCGATAACCTGCCTGTTGAAAAGAAGGGAATAGTTGGCTTTATAGAGGATACGACCGCTTTTAAAGAAAATTGGCGTCTCCCGATTCTTTTCTGCATATTAGGAAATACCTTTTGCAATTACGAGCCAGAGTTCATTCTTCAGCTTGTCCATGAAAACCTTGAGCAGGGAGACCTTTTTTTCTTTGATGCCAACCTGCTACCTACTGAAGGCACAGAGACACAATCTGCAAGGAAATCCGTACTGGGCACATATGCGTCAAGAGAGAATGCCCTCTTCAATATGTATCCCCTGCTTCAGTACGGAATGGCTCCTGAGGATTTTGATTTTGAACTCTTGCTTGCGCATGTAAACTCAAGGATAGGGGGAGTATACAGAACCAAGAAGAGTCTGTATATCCTGAAGGATACTGAACTCAAAATCGGGACAGAAACCATAGGCTTAAGAGAAGGAGACGTCATCCGTATGGGTTTTACTTATAAATATACATATGACCAGATTACAGCTTTTCTGGAAATTTGCGGATTTGAGATCCTCAAGGCTTTCCTGAGTGAAAAACGAGCAAACGTCATAATCCTTGCAAAAAAACGTATATGA
- a CDS encoding carboxymuconolactone decarboxylase family protein: MRMLEELFPEFTQKLDEIDQLYAEKRMIDEKTYQFICFALSIKARSKPCVLKHFKGALEAGATVKELSYIFALVMREAAGADDCWTHDVIGDWKEILKGNISCSCAGDEK, from the coding sequence ATGAGAATGCTTGAAGAATTATTTCCGGAGTTTACCCAGAAATTGGACGAAATTGATCAACTTTACGCCGAAAAAAGGATGATTGACGAAAAAACTTATCAATTCATTTGTTTTGCTCTCTCCATCAAAGCCAGGTCAAAGCCCTGCGTTTTGAAGCATTTCAAAGGTGCTCTCGAAGCAGGAGCTACAGTCAAGGAACTTTCGTATATCTTTGCCCTGGTGATGCGAGAAGCCGCTGGCGCCGACGATTGCTGGACCCATGATGTAATTGGGGACTGGAAAGAAATCCTGAAAGGTAATATTTCCTGCAGCTGCGCAGGAGATGAGAAATAA
- a CDS encoding tungsten-containing aldehyde ferredoxin oxidoreductase cofactor modifying protein, whose translation MLSPPPILKGYMYGAQEAHQARNSNRLLAIRLETNKSCNLRCRYCYAQSGEDSAKIADFNNLKRII comes from the coding sequence TTGTTATCACCACCTCCGATACTGAAAGGGTACATGTACGGGGCACAGGAAGCCCATCAGGCACGGAACTCAAACAGGCTTTTAGCCATACGCCTTGAAACGAACAAATCCTGCAATCTTCGCTGTCGCTACTGCTATGCACAGAGTGGCGAAGACTCGGCAAAAATAGCCGATTTTAATAATCTCAAACGTATTATTTAG
- a CDS encoding helix-turn-helix transcriptional regulator — translation MINEENIQLFKALSEDTRYEIIKALIESENKCRENKYSNRGELCACEIPKIIGRTQSNTSMHLAKLQDWGIIKVRKEGKKRLYSIQNNKIRKILEVLEE, via the coding sequence ATGATTAATGAAGAAAATATACAGCTTTTCAAAGCCCTAAGTGAAGACACCAGGTATGAAATTATCAAGGCTTTAATCGAATCTGAGAATAAATGCAGAGAAAATAAATACAGTAACAGAGGAGAGCTATGCGCCTGTGAGATCCCGAAAATAATCGGGAGGACTCAGTCTAATACCTCAATGCACCTTGCAAAATTACAGGACTGGGGAATAATTAAGGTAAGAAAAGAGGGGAAAAAGAGGTTATATTCCATCCAAAACAATAAAATCAGGAAAATTCTGGAAGTGCTTGAGGAATAA